The Verrucomicrobiota bacterium DNA window CAGCTCGGACAATTGTTTGTCGGAGAAATGGTGCAGAAACAAATTGGCGACGATCGCTTCATGTCGGTCCGAGGTCCCGGAACGCAGCCAGTCGAACACGTCCGCCTTCACCACCTCGAGTTCCCAGTCCAAAGCATGAAAAGCGTCGCGAGTCTCCTTGCCGACCAGGCTCTGCTGGTCCACAAGAATCACATCCGCGCGCGGCCGATGCGGTGACAGTCGTTGCGCCACGCTCAGCAACAGCGTTCCGTCGCCCGCGCCCAGTTCCACGAGTCGTCCACAGTTCGCGTTCGCTTCAGTATTGAGAAGTTGTTGCGCGATGATCTCCGCGTGGCGCATCAAGCGGTTGACCCGCTGCAAATCCTTCCGCGACCTCACCGCCCGTGGATCGTCCGGCGGCAATTCATCCAGCAATTCCGGTTCAACGATGCGTTTCATTCTGTGATCCGTAATGGGTGATATGTAATTCGTCCCTTCGCTTTTGCTCACGCATCACGCATCACGTATCACTGTTTATTCCACCTCCAGCAACGCTCCGTGGCAACTGAATCCCGCGCCGAACGACGACAGCCACCAGAGTCCGTCCGGCACGTTGTCCGCCAAGGTCGCCTGCAAAACAAAATAGACACACGGGCTGCTGATGTTGCCAAACTCGCGCAACACCGCCGCGCTGTGACGAACGTCGGCTTCGGACAATTTCAGTTTCTTACGCAACGCGACCAGCACTTCGCGGCCACCGGCGTGCCAGACCCAGGCGCGAATCTGATCGCGACTGACTTCGGCTGACGCGAGCACATCATGCAACACGTGCTCCGCGGCCTGGGCGGCCGCCGCCGGTACTTGCGGCGTGAGAATGTTGCGCAGCATTCCGCCGCGTTGCTCGAAGCGCAACAGGTCGCGATCGGAGGGGGAAAGCATGGTGCTCGAAGTTTTCCATTTTACTTGGCGGCGTTTGGGATTGGGCTGGCTGCTCAACACCGCTGCGCCCGCGCCATCGCCAAACAGACACGCGCTGACGAGCACGCCTGGATCATTGTCGAGATAGAACGCCGCGCTGCACACTTCCACGCAAATTGACAACACTCGTTGACAGCGACCCGAGGCGAGCAAGGCTTCCCCGGTGCGAAGGTTTGGAATTGCCGCGCCGCAACCTTGCCCGACCAAATCCAGACACAGCGCATCGGCGCGCAACCCCAGACGCTCGCTCACATAACTCGTGAGACCCGGACACAAATAGCCGGTGCAAGTGCTGATGATGACAGCGTCGATCTCTTTCGCCGACAGACCAGCCTCTTGCAATGCGCGTTCAGCAGCTTGCGTAGCCAGTGCCGGGGCATTTTTAGTGAAGCGAGTGTGGAGCGCATCGGGCGTCAGATCGAACACTTCGGTCAGCGAATCGAGCGCGAGGCGGCGGGAGTCAATGCCGTTGTTGCTGCAGAGGACTTTCTTGATGATGGCCCGCGACCGGAGGTTGAGCCGCGAAAACTGCGGCGCATATTGAGCCGCCTCCCAACATTCAATCTGGGTGTAACGTTTCGGCGGTGTGGCCGTTCCCAATCCGGTAATGAACATGACGAATTGTAACGCAGAGCCGCCGTCGTGCAAATCGGGAAGCGAATCCGCCAACGCAATCGCAGATCGCCGGCAAGTATTGCTTCGTTGTTTACATGGGCAACAAATCCGCCACCAACGTCTTTTCCTCCTTCAACTCGTTGACCGAGGCGTCGATCTTCGCGCGACTGAACTCGTTCAGCGGCACGCCTTGAACGATCTCCAATTTCTTCCCGTTGCTGCGGACCGGGAAGGAACAGATGAGTCCCTGCTCGATGCCATAGCTGCCGTCGGAACAAACACAGACGCTGTGCCTGTCGCCGGCGGGCGTCGGGTTGAAAATGGATGCGACGCTGTCCACGATGGCGTTCGCAGCGCTGGCCGCGCTGGACAGGCCGCGAGCTTTGAGGACGGCTGCGCCGCGTTGTTGCACAGTGGCGATGAAATCGCCTTTGAGCCAGGCCTCATCTTTGATGAGTTCGGTTGCAGGTTTGCCGTTGACCTTCGCGTTGTAGAAGTCTGGGTACTGCGTGGAGGAATGGTTGCCCCAGATGGCGACGTTGGAAACCGCAGTGATATCGACGCCGGCCTTTCTAGCAAGCTGCGATTTGGCGCGGTTCTCGTCGAGCCGGGTCATGGCAAAGAAATGATCGCGTGGAATGTCCTCGGCATTGTTCATGGCGATCAGACAATTTGTGTTGCAGGGATTGCCGACGACATGAACCCGCACGTCGCTGGCCGCGTTTTTCTGAATCGCCTGGCCTTGCCCGATAAAAATCTTACCATTGATGCCGAGCAGGTCCTTTCGCTCCATTCCCTGTTTGCGCGGCACGCTGCCGACCAACAGCGCCCAGTTCACGCCGCGAAAGCCCTCGTCCAAATTGGCAGTGGGCACGATACCTTTCAGCAACGGAAACGCGCAGTCGTCCAGTTCCATGACCACGCCGTTGAGCGCGGGCAATACCGGCTCGATTTCGATGAGGTGAAGTATGATGGGCTGATTCGGGCCGAACATCGCGCCCGAAGCAATACGGAATAACAGCGAGTAACCGATCTGACCGGCAGCGCCCGTGACAGCGACGCGAATGGGAGTAGTGCTCATAATGTATTCATCAATCGTGCGGAGTATGGGAAGCAGACAGAACAGAATCAAGCGGGAAGGATTTCGAAATATCACCAGCCTTCACCTCTCCGGAGCGAAGCTGCCCCAGGTAGCCGGTTCAAAATCGGTGATCTACGACGTAGCCGCCGACGTAACGAGGCGGCCAACAGACTGCGAGACTCCAATGAATCCGCCTCGTTACCTCGGCTACCTCGTGAACGGGCGGCTACGCGCCCAGAGCAGCACGGGTGCGTTTCACCAAATCGTTGTCCGCCCCACCTGAGCCGCGCAAGTTGAACACGCTGGCCGCGAGATAGCGGTCGCGCCACGCCGGCGACACGTTCTGGTAATCTTCCAAAACCGCCGAGCTGAACTTGTAGTCGTGCGCATTGTTGCCTTTCAAAAAAATCAGACGGCGGGCGGCAGCAATGAACTCCTTCGCCTGCGGGTTTTCCTTTAGATAGGCCAACACTTTTCGCGCGGCCAGCATCCGCTCACCGCTCACGTCGGCAAAAATCTCCTCGATACCTTTGGCGCCGGATGCTTTGAGCGCAGCGGGTTCGAGTTGGTCAATTCGCAAACCTCTTCCGCGAATGGCATCGCCGCGGAACAGGGTTGAAAAAGCAGCCGCCTGCAACAAGAGAAGTCGGCGACTGAGATCGTCACGACTAGTTTCAAATGCGAAATGAAGCGCATTGGCCGAAGTGACCGCGTGCAAAGAAACAATTCCGGGCCGGCGCATCAGCCACTCGCCGCCAGCGTCGAAGAAGGCGTCCCAAAGTGATTGAGGCGCGTTACCACGATTGAGCAATTCCACTACTTTGTCGCACGCTTCGTCGGGCGAAGCGTCACGCAGGGTCGCCAGCATTTCGGTCGTCGCATCGGGGTCGGCTTTGCCTTGGAGCCAGTCGCCACGAATTTTGGCGGCCAGGGTTTGGTTCCGTCGCCACGGACGATCGGGCGCAGCGTTTCGTTTGGCCGGATTCTCTCCATCATGGTCCAACAATGCGTAAGCGAGCGAGCGCAAGACGGGCTCGGCATGTTGCCAGCCGATGAACTGCAACGTGCGCCAACTGTTGGCCACATAAATCGCCTTGTGACCGATCTCTCGAAAATCGCGCGCGCCGTAGCGGCAGAAAATCTCGAACACCTCGCGCGGTTCGGCGGCGCGAGCCAGGCCGACAACCGCCGCGTCTGCGCCCGCCTCGTCCCAGTTGTCCATTGCTTCAGCGAATGCGTGCCGGGCCTTGTCGGCCGGCGGCACTTTGGATTCCTCCACCGGCCCCATCGTCCAATTGCCTTCGCGCACGTCCTGCGCCTGCGAGCTTTTGAACTGGTCCAGCGCCCAGAAGATCGGCAGCCAGCGGTCGGAATCGGGCGAACTGATGCTGGCCAGATGCGCCGAGTTGACTACGAGCACCGCGTGAAACTTGAAACCGACGGGTCGCGGTTGAATATTCCGCACGCCTGCCAGCAACAGCCCAGCCAGCACATCGCGATACGCCAGACCTCTCTGGATTCGTGCGCCGACTTCCTCCAACAACTTTTCCCGTGGCGTGTCTTCGAGCAGGCGAACCAGCGGCTCAATTCCCGAATCGAAGCGAACAATCTTTGGATCGAGCTTCGCCTCCGCCGCAGAAACCGACGGTAGCCGCGACAGGAATGAGAAGTCGCCCAAGCCCAGCGCGGCGCCAGTGGCGCCTGTCGCCTTCAAGAATCTTCTGCGTGTGACTGATAGTCTCATGGCTTGGTTCACGACAAAAAGCGAAACGACTTTGGAATCCTTTGGAGTATTGCGCGCCGGTCTCGTAACAGCAAGCAAAGGTTGGTTGTGGTTGAGGCCTTATTGAGGGAGTGCTTGGTAAGAGAAACACCGCGGGCCGCACTTCCACGCCGTCAAATAAGGCGTCCGTTGCAATTCTGGCGCCGTAGTAACGATACTTTGCCCGTCCGCCACAAGCCGTCACCAATTCGTTTCACCTTTTTTTTCAGGTGAATGCTGCCGCCGCTGGTACGTAAGCATACAACCGGTCCGCCGCCGTTGATCTTGCCATGCAACTCGCTGGATTTGTGTTCACCCGCGACGGTAACAGGCAATTCGGTGACGACCCGGCCGCCGCTGGTTTTTGCGTCGAGATCCACCGCCACATTTTCCGCGCAGTCCAATCGGATGCTGCCACCGGACGTTTCCAGATGACAATCTGCTTTTGGCTGGCCCGTCAAGTGGACGGAAACCGAACCGCCTGTCGTTTTGGCGACAACGTCGCCGTGAACTTCGCCCGCTTCAATGTTGCCCCCGGAAGTTTTGGCCGTCACTTTGCCGTGAGATTTCTTGATGCTGATGTTGCCGCCGGAAGTTTTGGCCTCGGCGCTGCCCTCGGCCTCACCGATCTCGATGTTTCCGCCCGACGTCTCCGCGACAACCGCGCCTTTGGCTTTATCCAGCCGGACTGAACCGCCGGAGGTGCGCGCGAATACATTATCGCCCACTTCGCCAATCTGAATGCTGCCGCCGGATGTACGCACTTCCACTTCGCCGGAAGCACTCGTCAACGAAATACTACCGCCCGAGGTCTTGCCCCACACCGGCCCGTCGATTCTTGCCAGTTTCAAGCTGCCGCCGGAGGTTTGAGCGCGAACGGTGCCCGTCAGATCGGCTTGTGTGATGCCGCCGCCGGCGGTCTTGAGGTCCACGTTGAACTTTTTGGGAATGGAAATTTGATAGCGCACCTGCAGACCGGAGCCGCCACGATTAAACAATCCGCCTGTGGCCCCTTGGAATTTTGCGCTGACCGTCACCAGATCTGCCTGCTGTTCAAAAGTCATCTCGTGTGCCTTGAAAATCTCGTCGGCTCGTGACTGACTCAGGCCGCGCAGCTTGCGAAACACCTGCACTTCGACTTTGTCCGTCTCGCCGGTGGTCACGTCGATCGCGCCGCGGTCGGCGTCCACAACCAATTTGCCACCGGGGCTGGCCGGAAACGATTTCTTGAGGTTGTTGTCGTATTCGCCAAGGGCAAATGCAGTCGCTGCGGTGAACAAAGCTCCCACCAACAGCCCGGCCCGTGTGATTTTAAAAACATTTGTTTTCATATTTAATTCTAAACGGTTTGTTCGATGCTCTACCAAAAGACACAGATTCGGCGCAGTTTGTTGCAGGAAACTTTCCGCCTTACTTTCTCGCTTCAGGAATCACATTCAGCGTGACCCGCTTGCCGTCGCGGAGAACAACGATGTTGAGTGGCTGGCCGATTTTGGCGGCGTCCAGTGCGTAGGTGTAATCGTAGATGTTGGCGATCTTCTGGCCGGCAAATTCCACAATCACGTCGCCGCCCTTCAGCCCACCCTTGTCCGCCGGGCTGCCGCCGCGAACGCCGGAGAGTTTCACCCCGGCGACCTCGGCGGTGTAGTCGGGAATCGTGCCGAGATAAACGCGCAAATTATCTCGCCCGCCGCCGGCGCTTTCAGCGCGCTGAACGCTCAGGTAGTCTGGTCGCGCGGACTCTTTTGCGAGATCGGAAATGATGCCCTCGGCAAAACGCGTGATGCGCTCCAGCCCGGCGTAATTCAACGTGTCAGCCCGGTCGGTTGGGCGATGATAATTCTCGTGACTGCCAGTGAAACAATTCAAGACCGGCACGTGCTTGGGATAAAACGCCGTCACGTCCGTCGGCAGATACGGGTCTTCCTGCACGATGAGGTTGAAACCGGCAGCGACGTTGCGCTTTTCAAGCAGTCGCCGCCAGACGGACGACGAACCCGCGCCTTGCACAACGAGTTTGTTTTCACGAAGTCGTCCCACCATGTCAAAGTTCAAACACGCGACGATGTTCGACAATGCCA harbors:
- a CDS encoding methyltransferase domain-containing protein; amino-acid sequence: MKRIVEPELLDELPPDDPRAVRSRKDLQRVNRLMRHAEIIAQQLLNTEANANCGRLVELGAGDGTLLLSVAQRLSPHRPRADVILVDQQSLVGKETRDAFHALDWELEVVKADVFDWLRSGTSDRHEAIVANLFLHHFSDKQLSELLRRAAANTKLFVACEPRRTLLPWTVSHLLGLIGCNAVTRHDAVISVRAGFTGNELSTLWPDEAKWKLSEGATGLFSHLFAASRNE
- a CDS encoding malate dehydrogenase, whose product is MSTTPIRVAVTGAAGQIGYSLLFRIASGAMFGPNQPIILHLIEIEPVLPALNGVVMELDDCAFPLLKGIVPTANLDEGFRGVNWALLVGSVPRKQGMERKDLLGINGKIFIGQGQAIQKNAASDVRVHVVGNPCNTNCLIAMNNAEDIPRDHFFAMTRLDENRAKSQLARKAGVDITAVSNVAIWGNHSSTQYPDFYNAKVNGKPATELIKDEAWLKGDFIATVQQRGAAVLKARGLSSAASAANAIVDSVASIFNPTPAGDRHSVCVCSDGSYGIEQGLICSFPVRSNGKKLEIVQGVPLNEFSRAKIDASVNELKEEKTLVADLLPM
- a CDS encoding stilbene synthase, translated to MFITGLGTATPPKRYTQIECWEAAQYAPQFSRLNLRSRAIIKKVLCSNNGIDSRRLALDSLTEVFDLTPDALHTRFTKNAPALATQAAERALQEAGLSAKEIDAVIISTCTGYLCPGLTSYVSERLGLRADALCLDLVGQGCGAAIPNLRTGEALLASGRCQRVLSICVEVCSAAFYLDNDPGVLVSACLFGDGAGAAVLSSQPNPKRRQVKWKTSSTMLSPSDRDLLRFEQRGGMLRNILTPQVPAAAAQAAEHVLHDVLASAEVSRDQIRAWVWHAGGREVLVALRKKLKLSEADVRHSAAVLREFGNISSPCVYFVLQATLADNVPDGLWWLSSFGAGFSCHGALLEVE
- a CDS encoding twin-arginine translocation signal domain-containing protein, which codes for MRLSVTRRRFLKATGATGAALGLGDFSFLSRLPSVSAAEAKLDPKIVRFDSGIEPLVRLLEDTPREKLLEEVGARIQRGLAYRDVLAGLLLAGVRNIQPRPVGFKFHAVLVVNSAHLASISSPDSDRWLPIFWALDQFKSSQAQDVREGNWTMGPVEESKVPPADKARHAFAEAMDNWDEAGADAAVVGLARAAEPREVFEIFCRYGARDFREIGHKAIYVANSWRTLQFIGWQHAEPVLRSLAYALLDHDGENPAKRNAAPDRPWRRNQTLAAKIRGDWLQGKADPDATTEMLATLRDASPDEACDKVVELLNRGNAPQSLWDAFFDAGGEWLMRRPGIVSLHAVTSANALHFAFETSRDDLSRRLLLLQAAAFSTLFRGDAIRGRGLRIDQLEPAALKASGAKGIEEIFADVSGERMLAARKVLAYLKENPQAKEFIAAARRLIFLKGNNAHDYKFSSAVLEDYQNVSPAWRDRYLAASVFNLRGSGGADNDLVKRTRAALGA